The Hordeum vulgare subsp. vulgare chromosome 4H, MorexV3_pseudomolecules_assembly, whole genome shotgun sequence genomic interval tacaaaaatattgcacgtgttaatgtacggtggtcattttactattcatgtatgatgccagatcgatgcacggaagcgatggatgtacggcgaacgacGTGGTTCGGGATTTATTGGAGGCcagcataaatttatcgatgtggctgaggcaaacaaagtggataattttatgccttgtccatgtgttggctGTCGAAATGTGAAGGAAtactctagctcgaaaaacattcatctccacttgcttcagagaggtttcatgcccgcatattattgttggaccatgcacagaggaagaggggttaggatggaagacaatgaagaagaagatgatgatgaaaactatcctatgttcactgaagaatacggtgatactacaatggaaaACAATGaataagaaggaggtgaagaacaaccggcattAGATGAGCCCGCTTATGgtgttggtcgggtcatttctgatgcaaagagagaatgcgatacagaaaaggagaagctgaaactggaggccatgctaaaggatcataagaagttgttgtacccaaattgcgaagatggcagcacaaagctcggtaccgcaCTGgtactgttgaaatggaaggctgAAACtagtttatctgacaagggatttgagaagttactggaAAAATTGAAGCaggagcttccaaaggataacgaattgcccgagactacgtacgaagcaaacaaggctatctgccctcttggattaatgactgcatcctgtaccgcggtgagaagtacgagaatatggataaatgtctggtatgcactgcatgtcggtacaagatcagacaggatgaccctggtgatgttgagggtgatgacgagccccccaggaagaaggttcctactaaggttatgtggtatgctcctataataccatggttgaaacgtttgtttagaaacaatgagcatgccaagttgatgcgatggcacaaagacaagcgtaagaaagacgggaaaaagttaagacacctcgcagatgggtcgcagtggaggaaaattgAGAGGGGGTGGCTGGACTTTgtagatgacccaaggaacttatggcttggtctaagtacagacggtatgaatccttttggggagaagagctgcagtcacagcacctggcccgtgactctatgtatgtacaacctccccccttggttgtgcatgaagcggaagttcattatgatgccagtgctcatccaaggaccgaagaaacccggcaacgacattgatgtgtacctaaggccattagttgatgaacttttgcagtcGTGGGCCAAactaggtgtacgtgtgtgggatgagcacaaacagcaggaatttgacctaggagcattgttgttcgtaaccatcaatgattggcctgctcttagtaacatttcaggacaatcaaacaagggatacaatgcatgcacgcactgtttagataagactaaaagtacatatttggaaaaatctaagaaggttgtccaCCTAGGGTGACgccaatttcttccgaccaatcatcccgtaagaaagaaaggcaagcatttcaacggtgaggcacatcaccggaagaagcctaacctccctactggtgatgagttattggatATGGtaaaggatttggatcaaatagtaatctttggaaagggtcctagcgatcaatctgttccgaaagacgacgttaccggacacgtgcccatgtggaaaaagaaatctttattttgggagctaccctattggaaacacctagaggtccggtctaCAATCTGCGTGAtggacgtgacgaagaatctttgcgtgaacctgctaggattCCTGGGAGTGTATGGCAAGAGAAAAGATACAATATAAGCACGGGAGGAGgagcaacgtatgaaagacccatacgacaagaagactgataaagtgcgtcaatacttaagcaactacactcttaccaaagcagagaaggaaatcttttttgaatgcctcagcagtatgaaggtccccgctggcttctcgtctaatataaagggaataataaatatggtagagaaaaaatttcagaacctgaagtctcatgattgtcacgtgattatgacgcagttgcttccggttgcattgagggggcttctactcgaaaatgttcgattacccattgtgaagctatatgcattcctcaatgcaatatctcagaaggtaatcgattgagaacgtctggaaaggctaaagaaagatgtggtccaatgtattgtcagttttgagttggtgttccccccgtccttcttcaatattatgacgcatctcctggttcacttagtcgacgagatttccatcctcggtcctgtatttctacacaatatgttcccctttgagaggttcatgggagtcttaaagaaatatgttcataaccgtgctaggccagaaggaagcatctccaagggctatggaatagaggaggtcattgggttatgtgtagactttctttctgaccttaagccgattggtgttcctgaatcgcggcaAGAGGgaagactgagtggaaaaggcacactaggaaagaaagcagtgatatgtagggacgggcattctttcactcaagcacactacacagttctaaaaagttccaccttcgtagcttcgtatatcgaggatcacaagaattttgtacgctccgagttcccGGGGAAGGTTATCTcatggattgaagaaaaacacatggatactttcgacagttggttgtgagcacgtctcatgaatgacaacgctgttggagatcaactctacttgttggccgcgtcaccttcttcgaatgtattacatttccaagggtacgagataaatgggaatatattttacacgaccgcccaagataaaaagatcaccaagcaaaacagtggtgtccgctatgatgcgatagacgagaatgggaaaagtgacacatactatggttacatagaggagatatggaaaCTTGACTACGaacctacttttaaggtccctttgtttcggtgtagttgggtgaacatgaatggagaaggggtaaaggtagaccagttgtacggatgacaacagttgatctcaagaatcttggttacagagacgagccattcgtcctagccaatgatgtggcttagGTTTTCTACATGAAAGACGTCTCCTCCGgaccaaaaaagaaaaaataagcaaatgaatacatctacaatgagccaaagcgtcacatagttctttcagggaaaagaaacatcgtgggggttgaagacaagacagacatgtcagcagattataataagtttgatgaaattccgcccttcatagtgagaattgacccaagcatccctttaaataatgaagatgctccatggttacggccaaagcAATCATAAGCAAGGGAacaaaatataaatctatgtaatgtattaaactttatgtgatgtgtacgaaaaataccaaatgaagtcagaaattgttaaaaatttgtgatgtgcctttgaatggtgcattttaaacacacaaaaagtatggagttcaaataagttcaaaaaaaagaaatccctttgtaacggatgagttctcgtttgaaacactgatacttcgagagatattgtccgttttgtacacgaagtgcatccagtttttgtcgtaaccctatcaactttgtagcacatgctatgtgggttaaatgatgataccatgccaactttcaacattttcacagttcatttgtagtgcttttcaatttcagggtcaactatctcaaaaacattaagtaaatgcacgaaaaataccaaatgaagtccgaaattgttgaaaatttgtgatatgtctatgaatggtgcattttgaacacacaaaaagtactgagttgaaataagttaaaaaaaatccctttgtaacagatgatttctcgttcgaaagcctgatacttcgagagagattatccgttttgtacacgaaatgcatccagtttttgtcgtaaccctctcaactttttagcacatgctatgtgggtgaaattatgacaccatgccaaatttctacattttgagagttcatttgtagtgcttttccatttcagggtcaactagctcaaaaacaataagtaaatgcacgaaaaatagaaaatgaagtcagaattttaatatttttttttgttaaaatatttaatagaaaacaaaaaaagagtcaactaaaaagaatcaactaaaacattaaataaaaataatgaattaaaaataatcaactaaaattatcaaagtgcttatttgttaaaaagaatcaagtaaaacattaactaaaaagaaacaaaaaaaagattaactcaaaagaattttcataaatttttttggttaaaatatttaatagaaaacgaaaataaaagaggaaaaaaaatatttaatagcaaaaaatgaaagtaaagttattcacaaattttaaagaatttaaatttgaaaactaaatatttagttgtaagtagaaaaaacaaaataaaaaaaacaaagaacaaaacaaaaataatggaaaaaaattgaaaatagatgagaatttatagagaaaattcaacctaaattcaaagtgagctcacatTAAATGTAAgttgaattttgtctttaaattcatatatattttcaatttttaaatttatggAGGGAGAGTTCGTTTAGGCCCATAGGCGTGCAATAGAGAGAAGCTCAACTGAACTGGCGTGTCACTGTTTATAAAGCACTGCGAGCGCTCCTCgctcggcgaggtgggactaaatatTTGGACTGCGCCGCGCCAGAGCTAGCCCAAACCTTtaatcccgggtcgtggctcgaaccgggactaaagaccccctttagtcccgggttgagccacgacccgggactaaaggccctcactTCCCGCCTCTCCGGTTCGTGGTCTTTactcccgggtcgtggctagaccctaaaccctaaagctccgcctatataagctcggagtaaatgcacgaaaaaaataccaaatgaagagcgtctttagtcccgattcgagccccgaaccgggactaaagcttcgcctatataagcgggagttggaaatttccaacccaaatcgccgtTTCGAGCTCGATATTTCTCTTCCTCGGACGAACTGCTCGACGCCGCCGCCATCGCTGTCGccatgccgtcctcctcgcctccgCCGTCGCGTCGTTGCCTGATACGTctgcaacatatctataattttttatggtttcatgctattatcttgtcaaactttggatgttatgcatgccttttatatattttttgggactaacttattaactcagtgccaagtgccagttcctgttttttccatgttttttacccctttcagaggagattttgaaccggagtccaaacggaagaaaatccccgaaaagatttttcccggaacggaaaaaattcaaggagcttgagagccaaggcaggggagcctcaagggtcccacaagcccccaccctgcggccagggggaggccgcggcccacaggcttgtggcccccctgggcgccctctgacctaggggttgcgcctataaattccctaaaaatcccaaaaaaatcaggagatcatcgaaaatacttttccgccgccgcaagcttctgtctccgcaagatcccaattGGGCACGTTCCGGGCCTTgcgggaggggagattcggatacggagggcttcttcatcaacaccatgacctctccgatgatgcgtgagtagttcaccatagacctacgggtccatagctagtaactatatggcttcttctctctcttggatcttcaatacaaagttctccatgatcttcatggagatctatgcgatgtaatcttattttgcgatgtgtttgtcgagatccgatgaattgtggatttatgatcagattatctatgaatcttatttgagtttcttctgatctctcttatgcatgatttcatatccttgtaattctcttcgagttgtgggttttgtctggccaactagacctatgattcttgcaatgggagaagtgcttggttttgggttcataccgtgcggtgacctcacccagtgactgaaggggtagtgaggcacgcatcatgttgttgccatcaagggtaaaaagatggggttttcatcattggtttgagattatccctctacatcatgtcatcttgcttaaggcgttactctgttcgtcatgaattcaatacactagatgcatgctagatagcgatcaatgtgtggagtaatagtagtagatgcagaaagtatcggtctacttgtctcggacgtgatgcctatatgtatgatcattgccttggatatcgtcatgactttgcgcggttctatcactacaagaaatttgctcatacatgatgttttttaagacgtcgttgatgaattcatcataaatctatgatgatttcatccgagattgtcgtaaaccgtttaaggggatcaaatctacatataaattacgacgatgtgagtcaaaaacgtcgtaaccgcataagataagatcgtcataacttttacgacgattataaaaatgtcgtaacatgttctaactatgttgacatgtcactcgtgggttcattctatgtcacgcgccaaACCCGTCTAGTGTGTGAAACAACCTACTAttttgtcattccaaaaattcttgaaaaatgatggagtccaattttgcaacaaatatttgataGGTTCTTCACACAAAACCCATTTTTGCCACTCGGGAAATGATtaaaaatagctagaaagatGAAAAATTGATATAAATTGGTCCTCATCCATAAAATATGGTCTAACTCTAGTAAAAATTTGCGTGATGCCTTTttccaaaatattttcaataaatatTTCACAAAATTTCTCTATTTTTAGTACTTGGAAAGTATTTTAAACCACTGATTTTTCAAACCAATCAAAACTCTTCCCACGGATCGATGATatggcgcccatccatccatccatccatctatctcaccatctcacatccatccatccatccatgtatctacagaaaaaaaatataaccccacccgcagcccaaaccctagctcagacccctccctcctccccatctcctcGCTGCCGCCACCTACTCCCCGTCCCCGCCTCCCTCCCGATCTAATCCTCCCTTGTCCCCATCCCGTGACCGCATTTACCTGCCAGCTCGTAGCTGCACAGCCCGGGGACGCAGCCCCGTGCGAGACCGATGGCACGCGGTGACGACGACGGAGGCGACGGCGCGTAAGATGACTTCTTTCACCAGATCCTGTCGACGTATCCCTCTGCCTGGGGCGACCTTGGCGCCGGCGGGAAGTCGCCCTGGGAGATCGTGGTGGGCGTCGAGGACCTCGACGCCTTTGACGAGTCGGCGCTGCTCCTGTCCAGGCTCCGGCAGCACCAGATCGGCGGAGAGAACCCAGTGATGCTGCAGCTCACCGACCTCCAGCGGCAGGGCCTCGGCGATGAGGAGAGCGGCGGCACGGGGTTCTCGCCGCTGCCGCTGTTCACGGACCGGTCGCCCCCGCAGTCGCGGGAGGAGAAGGACGGCGGCTTCAAGTCGCCCAATGGCACGGTAGGATCCTTTTTCATCGTTGTTCTATCTCTGCCGTTCTTAACTTTTCTAGTCGAATTTTCCATTGACATGGATTCGTTTTGTGCGGGCGCGTTCGTGCATGCAGGGAGGTGACCATGCTGAACCTCGACTTCCTCGCCGAGCACGGCCTGCAGTGGTGGATCGTGCGCCTCTCCTTCAAGGTAGTATCGCCCCCCTAAATTTCTCCCCTCGTCCCGGAATGGAGTAATTAGTAATGGATTGTTCATTTAGATTACAAGCCACACGTCCAAACAAAGGCTGGCTGGCTGGTTGGCGGTCCTACCTTGCCGAGCTGGTGAATTAAGAAGTACATGACGGTACACCAAGAGCAGTAACACCTGGCTCTGGCTGGGTGGGTGCCGAACCGACGAGTGGTTAGTTGATGCCGAGTGAGGTGCGCCAACTTGGTAGCTTCAAACGCaagcaaagtttggagtattcggTTTCTGGTcagagttagtagtagtagtagccatGCTGGTCAGCCAGCCGTGACCATTTATGTTCTTGGCTGCGTGATGGAGGGCCTTTCGGAGAGGCAAAACGGGGTAGATATGATCGTGTAGTTTTGGTCCAGTGCTGTGACGGTTGTGGTGTGAGAGGAACCAGGAATTTCTCCTGAATCAAATCAGGTAAAAAGTGATACGTTATTTCTCGTCAGAGGTCCCGCTGGATTGGAAGCCATGTGATTAGCTTAAAAGAACAAATTGTAGTAGCAGACGAGTTATTTTTCTTGGATCCAACAGGGGAACCAGTCTAGTCATTCAAATCAGCACAGTCAAATTAACAACCAAAGCTGATTCAGCAAATAGAAAACTTACTCGGTTATACTGTATTTTACTAGGTATAGGTGGAAACACCATCACCCCGCAATCAACCGCGGCGAGTAGGGACATGTGTCCACCACTTTACCGAGTGTATTTTGTTGGATACTCAAAAAAGCGGAGGTTATGTCGAGTGTTCTCCTATACCGGGTGCTTTTCTCGCCACCTGGTTTAGGCTGGTTACTTTACCAAGTGTTTGTTAAAATACATTTGGCAAACATTCCAGTAGTCAATAAAACATCGACTCTGCTAGTAAGAACATGTTCAGTCTGTAGTCTCCTGCATTTTGTATGAGTGTGAGATTTATGATTTTGAGTTGCACGATGTTTCATAGAAGCTTGTGCCATGGGCCATGCGGCTACTACTTGTATTCGCATGTTTCATATACTTCACAAATTCATGAATATACTTCACATGTATTTGTCCAGTAGAATATACTTCACAAGTAGCATCTACTTGTGAAGCAGAATATACTTCACAAGTAGCATAATAGCTGTGTAACTCCGATTGTTGTGCAGGCAAGTCTGAGAATATTCAGTCTTAACTATCCTTCCTAAATTTTCAAGGATAATTCTCCGGTTGCTAGCTCATATATTTGCAAGGGTAATTCTAGGAAGAAAATTTGGCCTGAAGCGAAAGCAGAATATACTTCACAAATTCTTGAATATACTTCACATGTATTTGTCCAGTGCGTGCTTTTACATACAGTGGTTATGTTTGAACCAGTGTATTTGTCCAGCTAGGCCGCTAACTTGTCTTGCCGATGCACAAATTGTCTACATTTCCTCTCCTTGGGGGGTTTTGCCGGTTTGGCACCATAAAAAGCAGGACAATTGTAGTGCAGATAAGATTAATAAGATGACTCTGCCTGTTATGGTGTAGAAAAAAAAACTGGTAGAGGTTTCCTGCTGTTGTTTCGCGTCGGGCTCTAATTCGGTTTGCTGCTGCTGTTTATTTCTGGTGGTGTAGGCTCGCGGTGAAGAAGAGCAAGGCCGAGAAGGACTCCAACAAGCCCAAGCACCCCCCGAGCGCCTTCTTCGTCTTCATGTGAGTTCCCAGGCTCGGCACTTCGTTGCTCATGGTTCGATTCGCCTTGTTTTCCTCTGGTGTGGTGTGGCGTCGCATCCTGACCGAGGATTTGCTCATGGTAATTTCTGTGTTCGATCATAGTCATGCACTTACTTGGGTTTGAGTTAAGATCATTTCAGTGAGCATTGTTGAATTTCATTGATCTGTAAGATCTGATTCGTTGGCTTTCCTAGTGACATTACTTGTACAGTGAATGGTAGCAAGGGCCAACACTAAATTGCTGCTCGCTACAGCAGACAATTACAGATATTAGAAAGAGATGTTTCTAATTATAGTTTACAACAGCTCCAATCAGCATAAGTTTAGCATTTTCGTTTGACTGCGCTAAAGTGTGGTCATACTACAATGCTTGTTACACATGAATCAGCTAAGCAGAGTATTACCGTCGTACTTCTGTATTGCTCTCTTTAATAATATTGCATCATCAGCCTGCATGTATCATCTCCTTTTGGTCATGAGGATAAGGACATTTCCTTTCTCCCCTGGCTTAAAAGAATGGGAGTTTGTGAGGGAGGTTCTCTCACTGTATGTGAACACCGGTCTGATGTTACGCAAATGTTTTTTTATGACGTGAGGGAAGAGCTACTGATTTCTAACCATGCTTCCTGAATACCTAATATAGAGCTCCGTAACTGGTATTGTTTATCTGATAATCCATGGCCTATTTGATAAGATAGTTGAAAATTTGAATAGCTAGTGCTGCTAAGTCTCTTATAGTTTTAGAAACACATGATTGTATCTATCCTGTACTGTTAATCCTGAAGATAAAGCTCATATGTATATGAAATGCCTGGTTCACTGAGCTCTTATAGTTTCAATATATTTTCATTGTAGAATGAAAGCATAAATGGCCATTACGAAAATGCATCCTTCATGTGTGCTGATGTTTTATATTTGTTTCTGATGTTTTTATATTTgtttccttttgattgattcatgtgcag includes:
- the LOC123449569 gene encoding uncharacterized protein LOC123449569 isoform X1, encoding MRRAAARGSRRCRCSRTGRPRSRGRRRTAASSRPMAREVTMLNLDFLAEHGLQWWIVRLSFKARGEEEQGREGLQQAQAPPERLLRLHVSSQARHFVAHGSIRLVFLWCGVASHPDRGFAHV
- the LOC123449569 gene encoding uncharacterized protein LOC123449569 isoform X2 yields the protein MRRAAARGSRRCRCSRTGRPRSRGRRRTAASSRPMAREVTMLNLDFLAEHGLQWWIVRLSFKARGEEEQGREGLQQAQAPPERLLRLHVDKLCHLEHFS
- the LOC123449569 gene encoding uncharacterized protein LOC123449569 isoform X3, with amino-acid sequence MLQLTDLQRQGLGDEESGGTGFSPLPLFTDRSPPQSREEKDGGFKSPNGTGGDHAEPRLPRRARPAVVDRAPLLQDYKPHVQTKAGWLVGGPTLPSW
- the LOC123449569 gene encoding uncharacterized protein LOC123449569 isoform X4, which translates into the protein MRRAAARGSRRCRCSRTGRPRSRGRRRTAASSRPMAREVTMLNLDFLAEHGLQWWIVRLSFKARGEEEQGREGLQQAQAPPERLLRLHCNVLVG
- the LOC123449569 gene encoding uncharacterized protein LOC123449569 isoform X5; amino-acid sequence: MLQLTDLQRQGLGDEESGGTGFSPLPLFTDRSPPQSREEKDGGFKSPNGTGGDHAEPRLPRRARPAVVDRAPLLQGSR